In the Anastrepha obliqua isolate idAnaObli1 chromosome 1, idAnaObli1_1.0, whole genome shotgun sequence genome, one interval contains:
- the LOC129253039 gene encoding splicing factor 3A subunit 3 encodes METLLEQQRRYHEERERLVKLMVDEYATKKNGEKERIHSEQRLKCLLDLHNSSTTKLKELYEDKDNERKAEIQALSGPNEFNEFYARLKQIKEFYKKHPSEISIPLSVEFEELTKTYNNLDEMSALVEFTDEEGGGRYLDLNECYEQYLNLRGVEKVDYITYLMTFDHVFDIPRERKNREYRKYVENLNGYLHNFVTRIHPLLDIEAELVKVELEFQRQWLQGSFPGWASKETESALANTGAHLDLSAFSSWEELASLGLDRLKSALMALGLKCGGTLEERAQRLFSTKGKKTLDPSLIAKKPANKNANLQSRDNERHKEIAQLEALLYKYADLLSEQRAATKENVQRKQARTGGERDDSDVEASESDNDDLDDADDVPYNPKNLPLGWDGKPIPYWLYKLHGLNISYNCEICGNYTYKGPKAFQRHFAEWRHAHGMRCLGIPNTAHFANVTQIEDAITLWEKLKSQKQSERWIADQEEEFEDSLGNVVNRKTYEDLKRQGLL; translated from the exons ATGGAGACCCTTCTGGAGCAGCAGCGTCGCTACCACGAGGAGCGCGAGCGTTTAGTAAAACTTATGGTAGATGAGTATGCGACGAAGAAGAATGGTGAAAAGGAGCGTATACACTCTGAGCAGAGATTGAAATGCTTGCTGGATTTGCACAACAGCTCCACAACTAAGCTAAAAGAACTTTATGAAGATAAAGATAATGAGCGGAAAGCAGAAATTCAGGCCCTCTCAGGTCCAAATGAGTTCAATGAATTTTACGCAcgtttaaagcaaataaaagagtTCTATAAAAAGCACCCGTCCGAGATTAGCATTCCATTATCGGTGGAATTTGAAGAACTAACCAAAACATATAATAATTTAGATGAAATGTCGGCCTTGGTCGAATTCACCGACGAAGAAGGAGGTGGCCGATATTTAGACTTGAACGAATGTTATGAGCAATATCTGAATCTTCGTGGTGTAGAAAAAGTAGACTACATCACTTATCTGATGACTTTCGATCATGTCTTTGACATACCCCGGGAGCGAAAGAATAGAGAGTATCGAAAGTATGTAGAAAACCTGAATGGATATTTGCACAACTTCGTTACGCGTATACACCCTTTGCTGGATATAGAAGCTGAACTAGTCAAAGTGGAGCTAGAGTTCCAACGTCAATGGCTACAAGGCAGTTTCCCAG GTTGGGCCTCGAAGGAGACAGAGTCGGCTTTGGCCAACACTGGGGCACATTTAGATTTATCAGCATTTTCCAGCTGGGAggaattggcttcacttggtctAGATCGACTTAAGTCTGCGCTCATGGCGTTAGGTTTGAAATGTGGTGGTACTCTTGAAGAACGAGCTCAAAGACTCTTCTCAACGAAGGGAAAGAAGACACTTGATCCATCTTTAATAGCAAAGAAACCGGCTAATAAAAATGCTAACTTGCAATCACGTGATAATGAACGTCACAAGGAAATCGCTCAATTGGAAGCGTTGTTGTACAAGTATGCAGACTTATTATCCGAACAAAGAGCTGCAACCAAAGAGAATGTGCAACGCAAACAAGCGCGAACTGGCGGAGAGCGTGACGATAGCGATGTCGAAGCCAGCGAAAGTGACAATGATGATTTGGACGATGCAGATGATGTGCCGTACAATCCAAAAAATCTGCCACTTGGTTGGGATGGCAAACCAATACCTTATTGGTTGTATAAGTTGCACGGATTGAATATTAGTTATAATTGCGAAATATGTGGCAATTATACATATAAGGGTCCCAAAGCATTCCAGCGTCACTTTGCCGAGTGGCGACATGCGCACGGAATGCGTTGTCTCGGCATTCCAAACACAGCCCATTTTGCCAATGTCACGCAAATCGAGGATGCAATTACACTGTGGGAGAAACTCAAGTCTCAAAAGCAAAGTGAACGCTGGATAGCAGATCAGGAGGAAGAATTCGAAGATTCCCTAGGCAATGTGGTAAATCGGAAAACGTATGAGGATTTAAAACGCCAGGGGTTGCTTTAA
- the LOC129253040 gene encoding DNA polymerase zeta subunit 2 yields the protein MSSEDLTDIVIEALEVFLNHILYVRNLYPEQIFQKRRVYNAPVYVSIFPPLNAYIHSVLRAARELQQRGELQSVLLQFYHDELPLNECFTFEIKKFQPPAEAQGKEEAQSTLLWDDKFFIDFEQQLRNSLYKLVERLNPLAKLPKGAKFKVALNTTQEAFVKFSHSSANQGFPWLCDGLKKEAGKRVISLLPLTRLDSIGLKLNLELS from the exons ATGAGCAGCGAAG ACCTAACAGACATCGTCATTGAAGCACTTGAGGTGTTTCTGAATCACATTCTTTATGTCCGTAATCTATATCCGgagcaaattttccaaaaacgaCGCGTATACAATGCACCCGTTTATGTTTCCATCTTTCCGCCACTTAATGCCTACATTCATAGCGTCCTCCGTGCAGCGCGTGAACTACAGCAACGGGGAGAGTTGCAAAGTGTCCTACTACAGTTCTACCATGACGAATTGCCACTGAACGAGTGTTTCACGttcgaaatcaaaaaatttcagcccCCTGCAGAGGCTCAAGGGAAAGAGGAAGCGCAGTCAACATTGTTATGGGATGATAAATTCTTCATCGATTTCGAACAGCAACTGCGTAATTCACTTTATAAATTAGTTGAGCGCTTAAACCCATTAGCAAAGCTGCCAAAGGGTGCAAAATTTAAAGTTGCGCTTAATACGACGCAGGAGGCTTTTGTAAAGTTCAGCCATAGTTCAGCAAACCAG GGTTTTCCTTGGCTTTGTGATGGCTTAAAAAAGGAAGCAGGAAAGCGTGTAATATCCCTGCTACCACTTACCCGTTTGGACAGCATTGGATTAAAGCTTAATCTGGAATTATCTTAA